A single window of Myripristis murdjan chromosome 21, fMyrMur1.1, whole genome shotgun sequence DNA harbors:
- the LOC115379955 gene encoding ADP-ribosylation factor-like protein 6 isoform X3, whose product MGLLDKLSGWLGLRKKEVNILCLGLDNSGKTTIINQLKPANTQAQEIVPTIGFNIEKFKSSSLSFTVFDMSGQSRYRNLWEHYYKESQAIIFVIDSGDKLRMVVAKEELDTLLSHQDIRSRRMPVLFFANKTDLQDAMSSVKVSQLLCLENIKDKPWHICASNAIKGEGLQEGVDWLQEQITQSYQNNEDMNS is encoded by the exons ATGGGGCTGCTGGATAAACTGTCGGGCTGGCTCGGCCTGAGGAAGAAAGAGgtgaatattttgtgtttggGACTGGACAACAGCGGAAAAACTACCATCATCAATCAACTCAAGCCGGCTAAT ACACAGGCACAAGAAATAGTCCCGACGATCGGCTTCAACATTGAAAAGTTCAAGAGCTCAAG CTTGTCCTTTACAGTGTTTGACATGTCTGGGCAGAGCAGATACAGAAACCTATGGGAGCATTACTACAA AGAGAGTCAAGCCATCATATTTGTCATAGACAGCGGTGACAAATTGAGAATGGTCGTTGCCAAAGAGGAACTAGACACTCTTCTCAGCCACCAAG ATATTCGCAGCAGGAGGATGCCAGTGCTGTTCTTTGCTAACAAGACAGACCTGCAGGACGCCATGTCTTCCGTCAAGGTCtcccagctgctgtgtttggagAACATCAAAGACAAACCCTGGCATATCTG tgccaGTAATGCGATCAAAGGAGAGGGCCTACAGGAAGGGGTGGACTGGCTTCAAG AACAAATTACACA ATCATATCAAAACAATGAAGACATGAATTCATAG
- the LOC115379955 gene encoding ADP-ribosylation factor-like protein 6 isoform X1, whose protein sequence is MGLLDKLSGWLGLRKKEVNILCLGLDNSGKTTIINQLKPANHSCQLGPLSEEWQHASKTQAQEIVPTIGFNIEKFKSSSLSFTVFDMSGQSRYRNLWEHYYKESQAIIFVIDSGDKLRMVVAKEELDTLLSHQDIRSRRMPVLFFANKTDLQDAMSSVKVSQLLCLENIKDKPWHICASNAIKGEGLQEGVDWLQEQITQSYQNNEDMNS, encoded by the exons ATGGGGCTGCTGGATAAACTGTCGGGCTGGCTCGGCCTGAGGAAGAAAGAGgtgaatattttgtgtttggGACTGGACAACAGCGGAAAAACTACCATCATCAATCAACTCAAGCCGGCTAAT CATTCGTGTCAATTAGGCCCATTGTCAGAGGAATGGCAACATGCTAGTAAG ACACAGGCACAAGAAATAGTCCCGACGATCGGCTTCAACATTGAAAAGTTCAAGAGCTCAAG CTTGTCCTTTACAGTGTTTGACATGTCTGGGCAGAGCAGATACAGAAACCTATGGGAGCATTACTACAA AGAGAGTCAAGCCATCATATTTGTCATAGACAGCGGTGACAAATTGAGAATGGTCGTTGCCAAAGAGGAACTAGACACTCTTCTCAGCCACCAAG ATATTCGCAGCAGGAGGATGCCAGTGCTGTTCTTTGCTAACAAGACAGACCTGCAGGACGCCATGTCTTCCGTCAAGGTCtcccagctgctgtgtttggagAACATCAAAGACAAACCCTGGCATATCTG tgccaGTAATGCGATCAAAGGAGAGGGCCTACAGGAAGGGGTGGACTGGCTTCAAG AACAAATTACACA ATCATATCAAAACAATGAAGACATGAATTCATAG
- the LOC115379955 gene encoding ADP-ribosylation factor-like protein 6 isoform X2: MGLLDKLSGWLGLRKKEVNILCLGLDNSGKTTIINQLKPANHSCQLGPLSEEWQHASKTQAQEIVPTIGFNIEKFKSSSLSFTVFDMSGQSRYRNLWEHYYKESQAIIFVIDSGDKLRMVVAKEELDTLLSHQDIRSRRMPVLFFANKTDLQDAMSSVKVSQLLCLENIKDKPWHICASNAIKGEGLQEGVDWLQDHIKTMKT, encoded by the exons ATGGGGCTGCTGGATAAACTGTCGGGCTGGCTCGGCCTGAGGAAGAAAGAGgtgaatattttgtgtttggGACTGGACAACAGCGGAAAAACTACCATCATCAATCAACTCAAGCCGGCTAAT CATTCGTGTCAATTAGGCCCATTGTCAGAGGAATGGCAACATGCTAGTAAG ACACAGGCACAAGAAATAGTCCCGACGATCGGCTTCAACATTGAAAAGTTCAAGAGCTCAAG CTTGTCCTTTACAGTGTTTGACATGTCTGGGCAGAGCAGATACAGAAACCTATGGGAGCATTACTACAA AGAGAGTCAAGCCATCATATTTGTCATAGACAGCGGTGACAAATTGAGAATGGTCGTTGCCAAAGAGGAACTAGACACTCTTCTCAGCCACCAAG ATATTCGCAGCAGGAGGATGCCAGTGCTGTTCTTTGCTAACAAGACAGACCTGCAGGACGCCATGTCTTCCGTCAAGGTCtcccagctgctgtgtttggagAACATCAAAGACAAACCCTGGCATATCTG tgccaGTAATGCGATCAAAGGAGAGGGCCTACAGGAAGGGGTGGACTGGCTTCAAG ATCATATCAAAACAATGAAGACATGA
- the LOC115379955 gene encoding ADP-ribosylation factor-like protein 6 isoform X4, with protein MGLLDKLSGWLGLRKKEVNILCLGLDNSGKTTIINQLKPANTQAQEIVPTIGFNIEKFKSSSLSFTVFDMSGQSRYRNLWEHYYKESQAIIFVIDSGDKLRMVVAKEELDTLLSHQDIRSRRMPVLFFANKTDLQDAMSSVKVSQLLCLENIKDKPWHICASNAIKGEGLQEGVDWLQDHIKTMKT; from the exons ATGGGGCTGCTGGATAAACTGTCGGGCTGGCTCGGCCTGAGGAAGAAAGAGgtgaatattttgtgtttggGACTGGACAACAGCGGAAAAACTACCATCATCAATCAACTCAAGCCGGCTAAT ACACAGGCACAAGAAATAGTCCCGACGATCGGCTTCAACATTGAAAAGTTCAAGAGCTCAAG CTTGTCCTTTACAGTGTTTGACATGTCTGGGCAGAGCAGATACAGAAACCTATGGGAGCATTACTACAA AGAGAGTCAAGCCATCATATTTGTCATAGACAGCGGTGACAAATTGAGAATGGTCGTTGCCAAAGAGGAACTAGACACTCTTCTCAGCCACCAAG ATATTCGCAGCAGGAGGATGCCAGTGCTGTTCTTTGCTAACAAGACAGACCTGCAGGACGCCATGTCTTCCGTCAAGGTCtcccagctgctgtgtttggagAACATCAAAGACAAACCCTGGCATATCTG tgccaGTAATGCGATCAAAGGAGAGGGCCTACAGGAAGGGGTGGACTGGCTTCAAG ATCATATCAAAACAATGAAGACATGA